CGCTCGAGGACGTCGGCGACATGGCCGAGGCCCGCCAAGCGCTGACCGAGGCCGTGTTGTGGCCGCTGCAGCACCCCGACACCTTCGCCCGGCTGGGCGTCGACCCGCCGCGCGGGGTGCTGCTCTACGGCCCGCCCGGCTGCGGCAAGACCTTCGTCGTGCGCGCGCTGGCCAGCACCGGGCAGCTGTCGGTACACGCCGTCAAGGGCTCCGAGCTGATGGACAAGTGGGTGGGAAGTTCGGAAAAGGCTGTGCGCGAACTGTTTCGGCGCGCCCGGGACTCGGCGCCCTCGCTGGTCTTTCTCGACGAGGTGGACGCGCTGGCGCCGCGGCGCGGGCAGAGCTTCGATTCGGGCGTCACCGATCGGGTGGTGGCAGCGCTGCTGACCGAACTCGACGGCGTGGATCCGCTGCGCGACGTCGTCGTTCTGGGCGCCACCAACCGGCCGGATCTCATCGACCCCGCGCTGCTTCGTCCCGGCCGGCTGGAGCGACTGGTCTTCGTCGAACCTCCCGATGCCGCCGCGCGCCGCGACATCCTGCGCACCGCAGGCAAATCGGTGCCGCTGAGCGCCGACGTCGACCTCGACGAGGTGGCGGCCGGACTCGACGGCTACAGCGCCGCCGATTGTGTGGCGCTGCTGCGCGAAGCCGCATTGACGGCCATGCGCCGATCCCTCGATGCCACCGATGTGACGGCCGCCGACCTCGCGGCGGCCCGCGAAACCGTCCGTCCCTCCTTGGATCCCGCGCAGGTCGAGTCCCTACGGGCTTTCGCCAAAGCTGTTTAGCACGGCCAACGCCGCGCCGGCCACGTCCTTTTCCAGCCATGACGGCATCGGGTCGTCGTGGGCGTGGCGCCGCACCACCGCGTAGGGCAGGTCCGCGACCGCCCGCGCGACGGCATCGATGGAGCGCGGCCTGGCGTTCCCGTACAGTTGCCGGGCCAACACCGCGATCCGCTCGGTCAGCGGGGCATTCATCGCGGTGAGCGTCCGCCGGAATGCCGCGTCGGGCTCGTCGTCGAGCAGGTCGCCCGGGCGGATCGTCAACAGCAGCCGCGCGTCCTCGGGCAGGGCGCGCGCGAAACCCACGGCCGCCACGGCCATCGCCACGGCCGTATCCGCCGCGGTATCCCCATTCGCGGCCAGCGCCCGCGCCTGGAAGCGTTCCAACGCGCGCAGCCACGCCGCCGTCAGGATGCCGTCGCGGTTGCCGAAGCGGTGATACAGCGTGCCCGCCGGTGCGCCACTGGTTTTCGCGATGGCGGCCACGCTCGCCGCGCGCGGCCCGCCGTCGAGGACCAGCGCCCGGGCGGCGTCAAGGATCACATCGGTTTCATGCTTCCGCGGAGGGGCCATGATCTAGTACAGTCCTTCTATATGGAACGATTACCCTATATTGATGAGCATGCCATAACCATCGAGGCAAACCGCGCAGACACGTGGTCGGCGCTGCTGCGGGTGATGTGCCGCGACCCGCACGACGCGACGACGGCGCCGGTCGGCTTCGTCCTGGACGAAGCGCGTGCGCCGGTGCGATTCGCGCTGAAGGGCCGCCACTGGTTCGCGATCTACCAGTGGGTGTTCGAGCTGGACGAACTCGACGGCGCCCACACCCGGCTGCGCGCGGCCACCTGGGCGGCCTTCCCGGGGATCCACGGGAAGGCGTATCGGACACTCGTCATCGGCACCGGCGCACACCGCGTCGTCGTGCGATCAACGCTGAAACGCGTTGCGTCCTCGGCGCTTTCCGGGCCGGCGCGGAGCGGCGATGCGGCCGATTACGTGGACGTCTTCGAAGTGCCGATCGCCGTCGGCGACGCGCGCACCGCGGAACAAACCTTTCGTGACGCGCTGGGCGACACGCCGGGGGCCCTCGGGAAGCTCGTCTTCTGGGTCCACCGCCACGTGCTGAGGCTGCGCCTGGGCCCGGCCCGCTCGCCGCAACACCTGATCGGCTGGACGGTCGTGCGATCGGATCCCGACGAGCTGATGCTGGCGACGTGCGGGCCGCTCATGCGCGGCGAGCTGACGCTGCGACGCCAGGACGATCAACGCGCCGTCCTGACCACCCGCCTGCACTACCGCCAGAAACGCGCCGCCCGGACGATCTGGGCGCTGGTGGGCCCCCTGCACCGGATCCTGGCCCCGCGGCTGATGCAACGCGGCGCTGCCCGCGGCCTTGTCCCCGCGAGATAAACGAGTCGCGCCAGCTCCATTTTTTGCAGTTGACTGCAATATTGCGTGTCACTGCATTCACGGGCTATGGTGACCCTCGAGCGATGCCGCAACGAATCGAGGGACGCCGATGACAATCACGCGCCACGCGGCGCGGCCGCTGAACGAGTTCATGAACGACCCGATCAGCTTCTTCGGCCAGTCGTATACGCGGATGCACAGCATCGAACGTCCGGAACTCGAAGAGCTGCAGCGTCAAGCCATGCGCGTCCGCTTCGCCGAGCACTATCGGAGCATCGAGATCCTGCGCAAGCTGGCCGACCGGCTGGGCATTAGCGCGCTCGATGACTTCGATGACATTGTGCCCCTGATGTTCTCGCATACGGCGTTCAAGTCGTACCCGGCGGCGCTGATCGACAAGAAGCGCTTCGACCTGTTGACCCGGTGGCTGGACAAGCTGACCAGCTACGACTTGTCGGGCGTAGACACCGCGGGGTGCGCCGGCATCGACGACTGGATCGACCGCCTCGACGAACAAACCCCGCTCGAGGTCATCACCTCCAGCGGCACCACGGGAACCATTTCGATCCTGCCCAAGGACAAGCAGGGCGCCGAAGAGGGCATGGTGCTGTGGAAGATCTGTCTGTTTCAGACATTTGGCCAAGAACCCACCGAGGCGGAGCTCAATCCGTCGGTCGATGTCGTGTGGCCCAACTTCGCCAGCGGCAAGCTCGGCCATCTGCGCATCGCCAACATGATCAAGCGCGGCTTCACCGGCGGCGACGAAACCAGATTTCACGCCCTGTATCCGGGCGCGATCGACACCGACCTGATGTTTCTGGCCTCCAAGATGCGCGCGGCCGCCTCCCGCGGTGAACTCGACCGACTTGAAATCGACCCCGCACTGGCCGCGCGCAAGGATGAGTTCATCGCCATGCAGGCACGCCAGGCGGCCGACATGGAAGCGTTCTTCACCCGGCTCAGCGACCAGTTGCGCGGGAAGCGCGTCTTCATGCTGGGCACCTACCACCTGATGTATGACATCGCCAAGGCCGGCCTGCAGCGCGGAGTACGAAACGTGTTCGCCCCCGACTCGGCGATCCTCACCGGCGGCGGCATGAAAGGCATTGCGCTGCCTGACGATTTCATGGACGTGATCAAGGAGTTCCTCGGCGTCGACCGCATCCAGGTCGGTTACGGCTTCTCCGAATCGAGCACCTTTCACTGGGGTTGCAGCCAGGGTCGCTACCACGTGGCGCCGTGGGTCATCCCGTTCGTGCTCGATCCCGACACCAGCGAGCCGCTCCCCCGCACCGGCGTCCAGACCGGCCGCGCTGCCGTCTACGACATCCTGCTGCGCGCCCACTGGGGTGGCGTCATCTCCGGTGACGAAGTCACCATCAACTGGGATCTGCGGTGCCCGTGCGGGCAGACCAGCGTCGCCTTCGAACCCGACATCATCCGCTACAGCGAGAAGCAGGGCGTTGACGACGACCGGATCACCTGCGCCGCAACGCAAGAGGTGCACGACGAGGCGGTCAACTTCATGAAGGGCATCGAGCTGTGATCGCCTACACCGTCCCGCTGTTCTTGCGGGGCCAGGTCATCGTCGATGATCTCGTGCCCTTCGAGACCCGCATCGGCGCCTCGCAATTCCAGGCGCCGGACATGAGCAAGTACGTCGAACACCTGCCGCTGAAGAATCCGGGGCAGATGAGCGACCTCTACGCGCTGAGCTTCGACGAGATCCTCGACGTGCTGGCCGCCCTCGGCGACGCTTTGGACTTCGAGACGAACTCCCACCTGCAGGAAGCCTACGAAGCCTCGTTGCTCGCCAACGTGCTGCCGGCGGAGATGCTCAAGAACAGCTATCGGGTGCTGCCGCCGCTGTTTTCCCGCGAGAACGTCACCGAAATCGCCGATACTCAGGTCGGCCTGGATTACCTCAACGGGTGGGTGCCGCACACCTTGCGCGACGGCCGTGAATTGCGCGTGCGGGCCTTTGGATCCCGCGTGCTGCACATCCCGGCGGGCAATGGCGGCCTGGTCTCGGCGGTGACGATCCTGCGGTCCGTGATCACCCGGTCCGACGTCATCGTCAAGGTCCCGTCCAACGATCCCCTCACCGCGATCGCCATCGCCCGCACGCTTGCCGACATTGCACCCGATCACCCGATCACCAAGCACCTGGCCGTCGGGTATTGGAAGGGCGGCGACCTGGCGGTCGAGGAAGCCCTCTACCAACCGCACCACATCGAAAAGATCGTGGCCTGGGGAGGATTGGCCTCGGTCAAACACGTGACCCGCTACATTCAGCCCGGCTTGGAGCTGATCGCCCTGGACCCCAAGCGCAGCGCCACCATCATCGGCGCGGAGGCATTCGCGGACGAAGCGACGCTCAGCGAAGTGGCCCGCCGCGCCGCGATCGACATCGGTGTGGCCAATCAGGAAGGGTGCGCGAACGCACGCGTCATCTATGCGCTCACCGGAACCGACGCGGCGGGCCTTGCCGACGCCAACCGCCTGGGCGAACTGATCTACTCCGAACTCGTTCGTCTACCCGCGGTGGTCAGCACCCCGCCGCGCTATCCCAGCCGGGAGCTCTTCGACCACGTCGAGTCCTCGCGGATGGCCGAGGACTTCTATCGCGTCGTCGGTGGCGAGCGTCGCGAGGGGGCCATCGTCATCTCGCAGATCGATGAGCCCGTGGACTATTCGCCAATGTTGTCCGGTCGTGTCGCCAACATCGTGCCGGTCGATAGCATCGACAAGGTGACCGCCGCCGTGAACGCCTACACGCAGACCATCGGCGTCTACCCCGAATCGCTCAAGCGCCGGCTGCGCGACACCCTGCCGTTGTTCGGCGCCCAGCGCCTGACCAGCTTGGGGTATGCGTGCAGTGTCGCGATCGCCATGCCCCAGGACGCCATCGAGCCGATCCGACGGATGTGCAAATGGATCGTCGACGAGGAGTGCGACCCCGCCGTCGTCCTCCCCCTGTGGCAAGCGGCGACGGCATGACCGAACATCCGACCGCATACGACGTGGTCGACGGAATCGACCTGTCCGGCAAGACATGTGTGATCACCGGAGCGTCGTCGGGCCTGGGCCGCGAGTCGGCCCGGGCGCTGGCCGGCACCGGCGCGCACGTCATCATGGCGGCCCGCGACCGCGAAGCGCTGGCGGAGACGGCTGCGTGGATCGCGGCCGGGGTGCCCCGAGCCCGGATATCGACGGTGCAGCTCGACCTTGCCGCACTGTCCAGCGTCCGCGCGGCGGCGGCCACGATCGGTGACCTCGCGCCGGTCATCGACGTGTTGATGAACAACGCCGGCGTCATGTTCACCCCGCCGGGCAGGACACAGGATGGCTTCGAACTGCAAATCGGGACAAACCATTTCGGCCATTTCGAGCTGACCCGTCTCCTCGTGCCCCGGCTCGCCGCCGCCGGCGGCGCCAGAGTGGTGATCCTCTCGTCCGGCGGGCACGTCATGGCCGACATCGACTTCGACGACCTCAACTGGGAGCGTCGCGAATACGACAAGTTCGCCGCCTACGGCGCAGCCAAGACGGCCAATATCCTGCACGCGTTGGAAGCCGACCGGCGCCTGCGGGACGCGGGGATCCGGGCCTACGCCGTACATCCCGGCACCGTGGCCACGTCGCTCGCACGGTACATGTCCCGGTCGGATTTCTCGCAGCTGCGCCAGCTTGTCGCCGGCAACGCCGGCGAGCCCTCCGACGGCTTCCTCGACTTCGTCATGCCCGAACAAGGCGCGGCTACCCAGGTGTGGGCCGCGGTGAGCCCCGAGTTGTCCGACCGGGGCGGTCTCTACCTGGAGGCGTGCGGGATCGGCGAGGCCGCGCCCCACGCCCGCGACGCCCGGCGCGCTGCCGAATTGTGGGAACTCTCCGAGAAGCTCTGCGCCACACCATGAGCAGGCTCGAGCGCCGCAAACGCGAGGTGCGGGAAAAAATTCTCACCGCCGCCTTCGACCTGTTTTTGGACCGCGGCGTCGCGGTCACCACCATCGAGGAGATCTGCGAACAAGCCGACGTTGCCAACCGAACGTTTTTCAATCACTTCGCCACCCGGCAGGAGATGATCCGCGCGCTCGCCGAACAGCGGCTGGTCAACCTGCACGACGTCGTGTTCGATCGCGCCGACGAAGCGATCCCGGCGCGCCTGGTCGGTGTGTTCGACGACATCGCCGCCACACTGGCCGGGTCGGGCGACACCTACCGCGAGATGATCGGGGAAATGCTGGCCACCACCGGCTATGGCATCCAGCGCGGATCCAACCTGCACGACACCTTTGTCGAGTTGGTCAAGGAGGGCGTCGCGCGGGGTGAGGTCGGCGCGCGCCACGACGCACAAACGTTGGCCGACATCATGGTTGGCGCGCTGTCCGGGGGCATCCTCAACTGGACCCTGGATCGGTCCTATTCGCTGGAGACCAACCTGCACAACCTCGGCGTCGCACTCGCCGAACTGCTCACTTCCGGCGCCGGCCCGCCACGCCGGCGCACACGCCGGGCAGATTCCGGCGGCTAGTCGCCGCGCTCACGGTTCGGGAAGCGGCGCCCACTCCCGCGACAGCCGCGCGGTGAAATTCGGCGGGCGGCGGTCCAGGAAGGCGGCGACGCCCTCGCCGGCGTCGGCCCCGCCCATCACCCGTTCGTGCAGCTGGGTTTCCAGCGCGGCGACCTGCCGCGGTGTGTAGCGATTGATCGCGCTGTCCCAGAGCAGGCGCTTACACAGCGCGGCCGACATCGGGGCCACGTTGACCGCGATGTCGCGGGCCACGGTCAGCGCGTGCTCGAGGACCTGCTCGGCGGGCAGCGCCCGATTCGCGATACCGAGCGTCACGGCCTCCGCGCCGCCGAACGTGCGCCCGGTGAGCAGGATGTCCGCGGCCACCCCCAGGGTGGTCAACTGGGTCAGCGTCCAGTGCGCCATGCAGTCGGGGATCACTCCCCGGCGAACCTGCACCACACCGTATTTGGCGTCCTCGGCGACGATGCGGATGTCCGCCTGCAACGCGATCGTGAGGCCGATTCCGATGGCGTGGCCGTTGAGCGCCGCGATCACCGGCTTGCGCAATTCGAAGGCGGCCGGGGTGATCGGTGACGCCGAGAACGTGCCGTCATCGGCGGGCGCATCGAACGGGCTTGCGCCGCCGGAGAAGTCGGCGCCGGCGCAAAAGGTGCGTCCCGCCCCGGTCACCACGATGGCCCGCACGCCGTCGTCCTCGTCGCACTCGCGGTAGGCCCGGCTCAGCAGCGCCCCCATCTCGGCGGTGTAGGCGTTCAGGTGCTCGGGCCGGTTGAGCGTGAGAACCGCGACGCCCGAATCGACTTCGACCCTGAGATCATCGCTCATGGCAGGGCCGGCGCTCGGTGCAGGGCGCCGATCAGGTCGGCGACGTCGGCGTCGCGCGGCGTGTAGCCGGGGAAGTAGCAGCACACCTCCCCGGCGTGCTCGCCGAACCGGGCGGCGATCTGCTGCGCGCATTCCTCGGGCGTTCCGACGATCCCGATCCGGGCCACCATTTCGTCGCTGATCAGCCGGCGCATCTCGGAGAAGCGCCCCTGCTTGGACAGGGTGTTGAGTTCGGGCTGGACGTCTGCCCAGCCCTCGACCTGCAGCACGGGCAGGTAGGCCGGCGTCGAGCCGTAAAACGCGATGAGCGAAGCCACCCCGTTGACCGCGGCCGCCAGATCCGCCTCGTCCCGGCCGACCGCGACCATGGCCTGGGCGATGATGGTGAACTCACCGAACGCCCGGCCCGAACGACGCAGCCCCTCACCGATCGCGGGTACGGTGCGTTCGGCGAAATGGCGGGCGCTGTTGAACGGCATCACCAACAAACCGTCGGCGACCTCGGCGGCGGTGCGCGTCATCACCGGGCCGAGCGCGCCCAGCAGCACCGGCGGCGGCCCGAACGGGTTCGGGCCGGGGTTGAAGTTCGGCGCCATCACGGTGTGCGTGTAGAACTCGCCGCGAAAGTCCAAGCGTCCCTGGCCCTCCCACGCGGCGAAGATGGCCTTGATCGCCGCGATGGCCTCGGCCATGCGGGCGGCGGGCTTGTCCCACTTACTGCCATAACGCTTTTCGATGTGCACCTTGATCTGTGAGCCGAGGCCGAGGCGGAACCGGCCGCCGCTGTAGAGCTGCAGGTCGTAGGCGGAGTGCGCCAGGTGTAACGGGCTGCGCGGCGGCGCGATCGCCACGTTCGTCATGAGGTCCAGGCCGGTCGTGCCGGCGGCGAGGAGCAGCGGGAAGAACACATCGTGCTGGCCTTCGAACGTGAACAGGCCGTCCGCGCCCCTCGCGGCGATCTCGGCGGCGCTCGCCGTCGCCCCCGCCGGAGAGCCGTCCACCTGGAGGTGAACCTTCATCGTAAGCTCCTGTCGCGCAGTGTTATTCGGAGAGCTGAAACTCGACCACCTCGGCGACCGCGTTCACGGCTTCGCTTAGCGCGGCGAGGCGCTCGGCGGCCGTCGGGGCCGCCAGCACCGTGTAGCGGTCGGCCGTGCCGATCGGGATGCGCGAGGCCAACGCGAACAGGCGCTCCCCCGCTGGGCCCTGCGAGTCGTGGCCCAACAGGACCTCGCGGCCGGGCAGGGTGATCCCGCGCGCCTGCGCGATCCGCTCGAACAGGGCCACCGCGCGGTCTTCGACGTCGAGCAGCTGGGCCGGCGAAACCTCGGGGCCCGGCTCGTCGGGCCATAGCGTGATCCGCGCCCGCGGATAGGGATCGTCGGGCAGCCATTCGCACACCCGGATGCGTTCCCCGGTCCGGCAGTGCAGCGCGTACCGGCCCGCACCCTGGTCGGCGCATTCGGTGATCCGCGACAACACCCCGACGTCGCAACGCGAATCACCGCCGCCCACCTCGCGCCCCTGCGAGATCAGCACCACCCCGAACGGATCGCCCGTGTCCACGCAGTGCCGCACCAGCGCGCCGTAACGGGGCTCGAAGATGCGCAGCGGCAGGTCCTGGTCGGGCAGCAACGCCGACTCGAGCGGAAACATCGCCAGCTCAAGGGATTCCATCATCAGATTTCCAGCTCGGAGACCAGCGCGTCGACGACCGCGCGCAGGTCGCCGTCGTGTTCCTCGGCCACTCGGCGCTGGCGCTGGTAAGACGCGCCCTGCCTGGGTATCTCGGCCACCGCGGCCAGCTCGTCGACGCAGTTCAACTTCTTGGCGACCGGCTCCAGCCGGTTGAGCACCTCATCGAGGTCCTCGGTGACCAAACGCTCGTTGCTGTCGGCGTCCAGGATGATCACCGCGTCCAGGCCGTAGCGCGCCGCGCGCCACTTGTTCTCCTGGTTGTGCCACGGCGGCATGCTGGGCAACGACTCGTCAGCTTCCAGCCTGCGGTCCAAATCGACCACCAGGCAATGGGTGAGCGCGACCAGCGCGCCCAATTCCCGCAGGTTGGACACGCCGTCGCAGATCCGCATCTCGATCGTGCCCAGGTGCGGGGAAGGCCTGATGTCCCAGCGGACTTCGTCGACGTGATCGATGATGCCGGTCTTCTTCTGGTCGTAGACGAATCCCTCGAACTCCGACCAGGTCTGGAACTGGAACGGCAGTCCGGCGGTGGGCAGCTGCTGAAACATCATCGCCCGGTTGCTGGCGTACCCGGTGTCCACGCCGGTCCACCACGGTGAGGATGCCGAAAGCGCCAACAGGTGCGGGTAGTAGTTCAGCAGCGACGTCATGATCGGCATCACCTTGTTCGGCGACGAGATCCCGACGTGCACGTGCACACCCCAGATCAGCATCTGCCGTCCCCACCACTGGGTGCGCTTGATCAGCTCGGCGTAGCGCGCGCCGGAGGTGAGCTTCTGGCTGGTCCACTGCGCGAACGGATGTGCGCCCGCGCAGAAGAGCTCCATGCCCCGATCCCGCACGATGCGGCGCGCGGGTCCCAGGGTCTGCCGCAGGTCCTCCATCGCCTCGCCCGCGGATTGGCAGATGCCGGTGACCACTTCGACGGTGTTGCGCAGCAATTCCTTGTGCACGCGCGGGTTTTCGCCGATCTCGGCGATCACCGCGGTGGCTTCGTTGCTCAGATCGCGGGTCTGCGCGTCGACGAGCGCGAACTCCCACTCCACCCCGATGGTCGGCCGTGACGAACGGGCGAAATCGATGCGCGCGTCACGCCTTTTAGCCGGCACCGATGACACCGCACGCCACCCGCTTGCCGGCGTCACCGGTGGTCATCGTCATCTCGTCGGGGCCCGGCGTTCCGTTGGTCTGGTTGTAGCGCTCGGCGGGGATGTTGGCGAAGTTGTCCGCGCCGGCGTGAATGATGATCGCGGTCTTCTGCCCGGTGAGCAGGTCCTCCATGGCGAAGGCGTCCGTGGTGGTCACCAACGTCCCGGAACCGTCCTTGCGCACCTGCAGGGAGGTCAGGTCTCCGCTGGCGGGCTCGCCGGCGTGGCCGGACACCTGGAAGTGGCCGCCCGCGGACAGGAAGTCCCCGGGCGCACCGCCGTTCGGGGCGACCGAGTTGGGTTCACACTTGCCCACCTTGTGGATGTGGACGCCGTGAAAACCGGGCGCGAGTACGCCGTTGGCGGTCGTCTCGATGGTGACCGTCGCGTAGCCGTTGTTGAATTCGAACTTCGCGACCGCGACCTGGGTGCCGTCCGGTGCCTTCAGGTGCGTGGTGACGGTCGGCACTTCCGCTGGCCCGGCCTCCGCGCCTTTGGCGCCCTGCGGCGACGGCGATCCCGTCCAGACCGCGGGCGTGGTGCCCGGGACGGACGACGCGTACTGCGGCGTCGAGCAGGCGCCCAGCAGCGCGACGCAACCGGCCAGAACCAGTGAGGGGGGCAGCTTACGCATAGCCAGCAGCCTAGCCCGGCGACGATGCGAGCCGGAACGGCTCGCGGAGGAGTCGGGCGATCGAATCCGGCGCTGATCTAGCCCGCGACGAGGACGATGACGCCCGGCGGCTCGCCGCTCAGCGCGGGAATGCGCGGTTCGACGGGGGCGCCCAGCTTTTTGCCGATCGCGTCGGCGGTGGCGTGCTCGTCGTCGGCATCGGTGTAGTAGACCGTGGTGGCCGAGACGTCGGGCACGGTCATGTTGTCGACCTTGGTGACCTTGAAGCCGGCGGACGTCAGCTGGTCTCCGGTGCGCGCGGCGACACCCTCTTTGGTGGAGATGTTGTACACCTGCACCTCGGCCTGGGTGGTCGCCGGCTTGTTGCTCGTCGACGTGGCCGACGCGGTGGCGGTCGCGCTGGATACCGGCGACGCCGAATCGTCGTCAGAGTTCCCGGAGGTGCCGAGCGCCTGCCAACCGAGCAGCAGGAAAATGACGCCGAGGAACAACAGCACCATCACCATGGCCCGCAGGGGCAGCCCAGTGGAGTCGGGAACTCGTTCTTTCATCGAGCCCTACTGTAACGAGTCAGGTCACCTCGAAGCCGAGACGCCGCGCCGCACGTGCCTTCTGCCTGCTCGCGCGCAACCGGCGCAGCCGTTTCACCAGCATCGGGTCGGCCGCCAGCGCCTCAGGCCGGTCAACGAGCGCGTTGAGCACCTGGTAGTACCGCGTCGCCGACATCGAGAACAACTCTTTGATGGCGTCTTCCTTCACACCGGCGAACTTCCACCACTGGCGTTCGAAGGCCAGGATGTCGTGCTCGCGGCGGGTAAGTCCATCTGCGACGTCAGAATCGTCCCCCGATCGATTTGCCCGCGCCATGGCGCTGTCCATATCGCTTCCCCTGGACCCTTCCGGCGAATTCCGAACTGCTCGAATGACTTGACTTAGCTAAGGGCGTGTTTCGGCGAATATTGAAACACGCCCCAAACCCTCAAGCCGTCATCCAGACCCGCGAGTCGGCCGATTGGCCTAATTGCCCACCCCCGAAGATCGGCGGCTGAGCAGCCCACGGGCGTGCGGTAGCTTAGCCGACCATGGCAGTCGTTCCGATCCGCATTGTGGGAGATCCCGTCCTGCATACCCCGACGAAACCGGTGCCCGTCGCTGCCGACGGTTCGCTGCCCGCGGAGCTGCCCGCGTTGATCGCCGACCTCTACGACACCATGGACGCCGCGCACGGGGTCGGGCTGGCGGCCAACCAGATCGGGGTCGGCTTGCGGGTCTTCGTCTACGACTGTGCTGACGAACGCGGGCGCACCGAGCGCCGGCGCGGCGTCGTCGTCAATCCGGTCCTGGAAACCTCCGAGATACCCGAGACGATGCCCGATCCCGACAACGACGACGAGGGCTGCCTGTCGGTCCCCGGCGAGTCCTTTCCCACCGGCCGGGCCAAGTGGGCCCGGGTCACCGGGCTCGACGCCGACGGCAACCCGGTCACCCTCGAGGGCAACGACCTGTTCGCCCGGATGCTGCAACACGAGACGGGGCACCTGGACGGCTTCCTGTATCTGGATCGCCTCGTCGGCCGGCACGCCCGCAGCGCGAAACGGGCGGTCAAGTCCAACAACTGGGGCGTTCCCGGCCTCTCGTGGCTGCCCGGCGAGGGACCGGACCCGTTCGGCCACTGATGATCTCGTGGCCGGCCCTGGGGACGCGGGTGATGGTTCGATACCGGCTCGCCGAGGGATCGGTACCGCCGTTGACCGACGCGGTGGGACACCTGCTCGCGGTCGACCCGGTGGTGCGGGTGCAGACGAAATCGGGTGCGGTCGTCGACTGCCGGCCCGCCGACGTGGTGATGCTGCGGGTGCTGACGTTCGCGCCGTTGCGCACCTCGGACATCCGGGCGCTCGAGCACGCGGCGGCCATGGCCTGGCCCGGCGTCGAACACACCTGGCTGGAGGGCTGGCTGCTGCGGGCCGGCCACGGGTCGGAACTTCCCCCCAATTCGGCGGTGCCGCTGGATCTTTCGGCCCGGCT
The sequence above is drawn from the Mycobacterium marseillense genome and encodes:
- the sodC gene encoding superoxide dismutase[Cu-Zn], with product MRKLPPSLVLAGCVALLGACSTPQYASSVPGTTPAVWTGSPSPQGAKGAEAGPAEVPTVTTHLKAPDGTQVAVAKFEFNNGYATVTIETTANGVLAPGFHGVHIHKVGKCEPNSVAPNGGAPGDFLSAGGHFQVSGHAGEPASGDLTSLQVRKDGSGTLVTTTDAFAMEDLLTGQKTAIIIHAGADNFANIPAERYNQTNGTPGPDEMTMTTGDAGKRVACGVIGAG
- a CDS encoding LytR C-terminal domain-containing protein, with translation MKERVPDSTGLPLRAMVMVLLFLGVIFLLLGWQALGTSGNSDDDSASPVSSATATASATSTSNKPATTQAEVQVYNISTKEGVAARTGDQLTSAGFKVTKVDNMTVPDVSATTVYYTDADDEHATADAIGKKLGAPVEPRIPALSGEPPGVIVLVAG
- a CDS encoding glutamate--cysteine ligase; the protein is MPAKRRDARIDFARSSRPTIGVEWEFALVDAQTRDLSNEATAVIAEIGENPRVHKELLRNTVEVVTGICQSAGEAMEDLRQTLGPARRIVRDRGMELFCAGAHPFAQWTSQKLTSGARYAELIKRTQWWGRQMLIWGVHVHVGISSPNKVMPIMTSLLNYYPHLLALSASSPWWTGVDTGYASNRAMMFQQLPTAGLPFQFQTWSEFEGFVYDQKKTGIIDHVDEVRWDIRPSPHLGTIEMRICDGVSNLRELGALVALTHCLVVDLDRRLEADESLPSMPPWHNQENKWRAARYGLDAVIILDADSNERLVTEDLDEVLNRLEPVAKKLNCVDELAAVAEIPRQGASYQRQRRVAEEHDGDLRAVVDALVSELEI
- a CDS encoding peptide deformylase encodes the protein MAVVPIRIVGDPVLHTPTKPVPVAADGSLPAELPALIADLYDTMDAAHGVGLAANQIGVGLRVFVYDCADERGRTERRRGVVVNPVLETSEIPETMPDPDNDDEGCLSVPGESFPTGRAKWARVTGLDADGNPVTLEGNDLFARMLQHETGHLDGFLYLDRLVGRHARSAKRAVKSNNWGVPGLSWLPGEGPDPFGH
- a CDS encoding DUF3263 domain-containing protein; translated protein: MDSAMARANRSGDDSDVADGLTRREHDILAFERQWWKFAGVKEDAIKELFSMSATRYYQVLNALVDRPEALAADPMLVKRLRRLRASRQKARAARRLGFEVT